A window of Mucilaginibacter sp. PAMC 26640 contains these coding sequences:
- a CDS encoding tetracycline resistance MFS efflux pump, with translation MDSTAQTKKPAALGFIFVTLLIDITGFGIIIPVFPDLIKNLIHGDLSQAAQWGGWLLLAYSVMQFLFSPVLGNLSDRYGRRPVLLASLFGFAVDYTFLAFAPTIWWLFLGRIIAGITGASFTTASAYIADVSPPEKRAQNFGIIGAAFGMGFIIGPVLGGVLGDINIKLPFLAAAGLAFINMLYGYFVLPESLDKSLRRPFEWRRANPIGSLKQLKKYPSVSGLIISLILIYLAAHAVQSTWTFFTMLRFDWTKKVVGLSLGLVGVLSGLVQGLLIRVTIPKLGQKKSIIYGLLLYTAGLFLFAFADKSWMMFAILVVYCLGGIAGPALQGLISGQIPPNEQGELQGGLTSLMSVTSIVGPALMANLFAWFTGKSAPIHFPGAAFFAGALLMLLSTILAILSFKRARETKNTQPTDVAAH, from the coding sequence ATGGACTCCACAGCCCAAACCAAAAAACCGGCAGCCTTAGGCTTTATCTTCGTTACCCTTTTAATTGATATCACCGGCTTTGGTATCATCATCCCTGTATTTCCGGATCTGATCAAGAACCTTATCCACGGCGACCTTAGTCAGGCAGCGCAGTGGGGTGGCTGGTTGCTCCTCGCCTATTCGGTTATGCAATTCTTGTTCTCTCCGGTATTAGGTAACCTGAGCGACCGCTACGGCCGCCGGCCGGTATTGCTCGCATCTTTGTTTGGCTTCGCGGTTGATTATACTTTTCTGGCGTTTGCACCAACCATTTGGTGGCTGTTCTTAGGCCGTATCATTGCCGGTATTACCGGTGCAAGTTTCACCACGGCATCTGCCTATATCGCCGATGTGAGTCCGCCCGAAAAGCGGGCACAAAACTTCGGGATCATCGGCGCAGCCTTTGGTATGGGTTTTATCATCGGGCCTGTTTTGGGCGGTGTGCTGGGCGATATCAATATCAAATTACCATTTCTGGCAGCTGCGGGGCTGGCTTTTATCAATATGCTGTACGGTTATTTCGTACTGCCCGAGTCGCTGGATAAATCCCTGCGCCGCCCGTTTGAATGGCGAAGGGCCAACCCCATCGGCTCACTCAAGCAACTTAAAAAATACCCGTCGGTAAGCGGACTCATCATCTCGCTTATCCTGATCTACCTGGCAGCCCACGCTGTACAAAGCACCTGGACCTTCTTTACCATGCTCCGTTTCGACTGGACCAAGAAAGTGGTGGGGCTTTCACTTGGCCTGGTGGGTGTACTTTCGGGCCTGGTACAGGGTCTGCTCATCAGGGTAACCATCCCCAAACTGGGGCAAAAGAAAAGTATCATTTACGGCCTGTTGCTATATACGGCAGGCTTGTTCCTGTTTGCCTTTGCTGATAAAAGCTGGATGATGTTTGCCATACTGGTTGTTTACTGCCTGGGCGGCATCGCCGGGCCTGCACTTCAGGGCCTCATCAGCGGGCAGATCCCGCCAAATGAACAGGGCGAACTACAGGGCGGGCTCACCAGTTTAATGAGTGTAACCTCTATAGTGGGCCCTGCTTTAATGGCTAATTTATTTGCCTGGTTTACGGGCAAAAGTGCTCCTATTCATTTCCCGGGTGCCGCATTTTTTGCGGGCGCCCTACTCATGCTTTTAAGTACCATCCTGGCAATTTTAAGCTTTAAACGTGCACGCGAAACTAAAAACACACAACCAACAGATGTTGCAGCTCACTAA
- a CDS encoding glyoxalase encodes MQHKAKSIRPFIGAKDYEISRAFYRDLGFEEVVLSADMSLFKTGDMGFYLQRYYMQDWIDNSMVFLEVEDVNVFFNELIALGLPDKYPGARVVPVRTESWGSECFVHDPSGVLWHFGEFAK; translated from the coding sequence ATGCAACATAAAGCCAAATCTATCCGCCCTTTTATTGGTGCAAAAGACTATGAAATTTCCCGCGCTTTTTACCGCGACCTTGGTTTTGAAGAGGTGGTGCTATCGGCGGATATGTCGCTTTTTAAGACAGGCGATATGGGTTTCTACCTGCAAAGGTATTATATGCAGGATTGGATTGATAACTCCATGGTTTTTTTAGAAGTGGAAGATGTTAATGTCTTTTTTAATGAGCTGATAGCGCTTGGTTTGCCGGATAAATACCCCGGCGCCCGCGTTGTCCCGGTTCGCACTGAAAGCTGGGGCAGCGAGTGTTTTGTGCACGATCCTTCGGGTGTCTTGTGGCATTTTGGGGAGTTCGCGAAATAG
- a CDS encoding bifunctional UDP-N-acetylmuramoyl-tripeptide:D-alanyl-D-alanine ligase/alanine racemase, translated as MQGSYPISEIKEIINAAGDVVNNSQVSILLTDSRRIINPAASLFFALSNRRDGHQFIIDTYTAGVRSFVVEHQPELIMPDANFLVVDNVLAALQRLAANHRSRFNLDVIGITGSNGKTIVKEWLYQLFCPEKNIVRNPKSYNSQIGVPLSVWAINDSQNLGIFEAGISTSGEMEKLEAVIQPTIGVLTHMGTAHDEGFPSPEAKLEEKLKLFKDCRLLICNYEILQARHEVIKAGETFTWSRKFKPADLYVFSETTISGKYYLRAMYREQEIECLIPFRDEASIENAIVCWATMLAMGYSPADADDRLERLTAVSMRLELKHGINDCSVIDDSYNSDIQSLEIALNFLTQQNQHQKKTLILSDIYQSGLEQEALYRQVAQLIADKKVQRLVGVGPALKAHQHYFIAPEKHFYNDTNALLKDLGKLHFRKETILIKGSRSFEFERISRALVQKAHETVLEINLNKLLSNLNYYKSKLHPGVKLMAMVKAFSYGSGTFEVANILEYNKVDYLAVAYTDEGIALRENGITLPIVVLNPEPLAYDRLVANQLEPEIYSFTLLDEFVKYAQEAEISNYPIHIKIDTGMHRLGFEDFEIETLCDMLEINPYVKVMSVFSHLVASDSEAHDLFTLKQIGLFEKAFAQIEEAIGYQVIKHISNTSGITRWPTAQYDMVRLGIGLYGVDGAVPADDTSLQPIATLKTTVSQVKKVLANDTIGYNRNGSLKRDGYIATVRIGYADGYIRAFGNGVGRMLINGVPVPTVGNVSMDMCMLDVTEVPGIKEGDEVIVFNDQQRIEQLAAQAGTIPYEILTNISQRVKRVYFYE; from the coding sequence ATGCAAGGTTCCTATCCCATAAGTGAAATTAAGGAGATCATTAACGCCGCCGGCGATGTGGTAAATAATAGCCAGGTGAGCATTTTGCTGACCGATAGCCGCCGCATCATCAACCCCGCTGCATCTTTGTTTTTTGCATTGAGTAACCGGCGCGACGGGCACCAGTTCATTATAGATACTTATACCGCTGGCGTGCGCAGCTTTGTAGTTGAGCACCAGCCGGAACTCATCATGCCCGATGCTAATTTCCTGGTAGTTGATAATGTATTAGCAGCCCTGCAGCGTTTGGCGGCCAATCACAGGAGCCGGTTTAATCTGGATGTGATTGGCATTACCGGCAGCAACGGTAAAACCATTGTGAAGGAATGGCTTTACCAGCTTTTTTGCCCCGAAAAAAATATTGTCCGTAATCCTAAGAGTTATAATTCGCAAATAGGGGTTCCGCTCTCTGTTTGGGCCATAAACGATAGTCAAAACCTCGGTATTTTTGAAGCCGGGATCTCCACCTCAGGTGAAATGGAAAAGCTGGAGGCGGTTATTCAGCCCACCATAGGTGTTTTAACCCACATGGGCACTGCACACGATGAGGGTTTCCCATCGCCGGAGGCTAAACTGGAGGAGAAGCTAAAGCTTTTTAAAGACTGCCGCCTGCTCATCTGTAATTACGAGATCCTGCAGGCCCGGCACGAGGTTATAAAAGCCGGCGAAACCTTTACCTGGAGCCGCAAATTTAAACCGGCCGATCTCTATGTGTTCAGTGAAACCACGATCTCCGGCAAATATTATCTCCGCGCCATGTACCGGGAACAGGAAATTGAATGCCTGATCCCGTTTAGGGATGAAGCCTCCATAGAGAACGCGATTGTTTGCTGGGCCACTATGCTGGCCATGGGCTATTCGCCTGCGGATGCCGACGACCGGCTGGAACGCCTTACCGCCGTAAGCATGCGGCTGGAGCTTAAACACGGCATCAACGATTGCTCGGTGATCGACGATTCCTATAACTCGGATATCCAGTCGCTGGAGATTGCCCTCAACTTTTTAACCCAGCAAAACCAGCATCAGAAGAAAACCCTTATCCTGTCGGATATCTACCAGTCCGGATTGGAGCAGGAGGCCCTGTACCGGCAGGTGGCCCAGCTCATTGCCGATAAAAAGGTACAGCGCCTGGTAGGAGTAGGCCCGGCGCTTAAGGCGCATCAACATTATTTTATCGCACCGGAAAAACATTTTTATAATGATACCAATGCCTTATTAAAAGACCTGGGTAAACTGCATTTCAGAAAAGAAACCATCCTCATTAAAGGTTCGCGCAGTTTTGAATTCGAGCGGATCAGCCGGGCACTGGTGCAAAAGGCACATGAAACCGTACTGGAGATCAACCTCAATAAATTACTGAGCAACCTCAACTATTATAAATCCAAACTACACCCCGGCGTAAAGTTGATGGCGATGGTAAAGGCATTCTCCTACGGCAGCGGCACGTTCGAGGTGGCCAATATATTAGAGTATAACAAGGTAGATTACCTGGCCGTAGCGTATACAGATGAAGGGATTGCCCTGCGCGAAAACGGCATTACGCTGCCCATTGTGGTGCTGAACCCCGAACCGCTGGCCTACGACCGGCTGGTGGCCAACCAGCTGGAGCCAGAGATCTATAGTTTTACCCTGCTGGATGAGTTTGTGAAATATGCTCAGGAGGCGGAGATCAGCAATTACCCTATCCATATTAAGATAGACACGGGCATGCATCGCCTGGGTTTTGAGGATTTTGAGATAGAAACCCTTTGCGATATGCTGGAGATTAACCCGTATGTAAAGGTGATGTCGGTATTTTCGCACCTGGTAGCCAGCGACTCGGAAGCACATGATCTGTTCACGCTCAAACAAATTGGTTTGTTCGAAAAAGCTTTTGCACAGATAGAAGAAGCGATCGGGTATCAGGTGATCAAGCATATCAGCAATACATCGGGCATTACCCGCTGGCCCACAGCGCAGTATGACATGGTAAGGCTCGGCATTGGTTTGTATGGGGTAGATGGGGCGGTACCGGCGGATGATACCAGTTTGCAGCCCATCGCCACGTTAAAAACCACCGTATCGCAAGTGAAAAAAGTACTGGCTAACGATACCATTGGCTATAACCGCAACGGTAGCTTAAAACGCGACGGCTATATCGCCACAGTACGCATTGGCTATGCAGATGGCTACATCCGCGCCTTTGGCAATGGTGTGGGCCGCATGCTGATCAATGGCGTGCCGGTACCCACGGTAGGTAACGTATCAATGGATATGTGTATGCTGGATGTAACCGAAGTACCCGGCATAAAAGAAGGCGACGAAGTAATTGTATTTAACGACCAGCAACGCATAGAACAATTGGCCGCCCAGGCAGGCACAATACCCTATGAAATATTGACCAATATTTCCCAAAGGGTGAAAAGGGTTTATTTTTATGAATAG
- a CDS encoding sodium:solute symporter — MSPGILLTFIIGYFLVLLVISYLTSKNSANNDTFFVANRNSKWYLVAFGMIGTALSGVTFISVPGKVGAPSGDQFAYFQFVLGNAVGFIIIATLLLPLYYRLKLTSIYSYIEHALGTWSYKTAAGIFLISRTIGSSFRLYLVVIVLQKFIFDAYGVPFAVTVLICLILIWSYTFKGGLKTIIITDSLQTFFLVTSVFLSIYFICKSLDYNIIQAADAIKNSGYSKIFFFDNFMSSKLHLSKQFLGGVFITIGMTGLDQDLMQKNLSLKNIKEAQKNMFSFVAVFVVINIFFLSVGALLYIYANKYGISVEKTDYLYPTIALKYLGVVPAMVFMLGLTAATFATTDSALTALTTSFCVDFLGFNKKNDVNSKKNVNTRHLVHVGLSGLMFLTIIVFNAINNDAVVGAIFKVASYTYGPLLGLYAFGLFVSGRQVNDKLVPFICLVSPAICFFLSTESKTLLGGYVFDNELIIVNGLITFAGLWLSSSRKTKVVVL; from the coding sequence CCTACCTCACCTCCAAAAATTCAGCTAATAACGATACCTTTTTTGTGGCCAACCGCAACTCAAAATGGTATTTGGTAGCCTTCGGGATGATCGGTACTGCGTTGAGCGGGGTAACATTCATCTCTGTGCCCGGGAAAGTTGGTGCACCCAGTGGCGATCAGTTTGCTTACTTCCAGTTTGTGTTGGGTAATGCGGTGGGTTTTATCATTATCGCTACGTTGTTGTTGCCACTTTATTACCGCTTAAAGCTTACTTCTATTTACAGTTATATAGAACACGCGCTGGGTACCTGGAGTTACAAAACTGCAGCCGGTATCTTTTTAATCAGCCGTACTATTGGCTCTTCCTTCCGGCTGTATCTGGTTGTAATAGTGTTACAGAAGTTCATTTTCGATGCCTACGGTGTTCCTTTTGCTGTTACGGTGCTTATCTGCCTTATCCTCATTTGGAGCTACACTTTTAAAGGCGGGTTAAAAACCATCATCATTACCGACAGTTTACAAACCTTTTTCCTTGTAACTTCGGTATTCCTATCCATCTATTTTATTTGCAAAAGCCTGGACTATAACATCATTCAGGCGGCCGATGCGATTAAAAACAGTGGCTATTCCAAAATCTTCTTCTTTGATAATTTCATGAGCAGTAAGCTCCATTTAAGCAAGCAATTTCTGGGTGGTGTATTTATTACTATCGGTATGACCGGACTCGACCAGGATCTGATGCAGAAAAATCTCAGCCTGAAAAACATTAAAGAAGCACAGAAGAATATGTTCAGTTTCGTGGCGGTGTTTGTGGTGATCAACATCTTTTTCCTGAGTGTTGGTGCGCTGCTTTATATCTACGCCAACAAATATGGCATCAGCGTAGAAAAAACCGATTACCTATACCCTACCATCGCCCTAAAATACCTCGGGGTTGTGCCGGCCATGGTATTTATGCTCGGCTTGACCGCTGCGACCTTCGCTACTACCGATTCGGCGTTAACGGCATTGACGACCTCCTTTTGCGTAGATTTCCTGGGCTTCAATAAGAAAAACGATGTTAACAGCAAGAAAAATGTAAACACCAGGCATCTGGTGCACGTTGGATTATCGGGACTGATGTTTTTAACAATCATCGTGTTTAATGCCATCAATAACGATGCGGTGGTAGGCGCTATATTTAAGGTTGCATCTTACACTTACGGGCCGCTGCTTGGGTTATATGCCTTTGGTTTATTTGTAAGCGGCAGACAGGTCAATGATAAACTTGTGCCCTTTATTTGCCTTGTATCCCCTGCCATCTGCTTCTTTTTAAGCACCGAATCAAAAACGCTGTTAGGTGGTTACGTGTTTGATAACGAGCTAATCATCGTTAACGGATTGATTACGTTTGCCGGGTTATGGCTGTCATCCAGCAGAAAAACAAAGGTGGTTGTATTGTAG
- a CDS encoding TIGR00730 family Rossman fold protein: MTSEDKIRQAFENKNWQEIKVTDSWQIFKIMAEFVDGFEKLAKIGPCVSIFGSARTKHENKFYSLAENCARLLTERGYGVISGGGPGIMEAANKGAYEAGGKSVGLNIELPFEQFHNKYIDRDKILEFDYFFIRKVMFMKYSQGFIILPGGFGTMDESFEAITLIQTGKIARFPIVFVGKDYWGGLFKWVEERMLDEEHNISPDDLNLYRLVDTAEEATEHIFRFYDKYVLKPNF, translated from the coding sequence ATGACAAGTGAAGATAAGATAAGACAAGCGTTTGAAAATAAGAACTGGCAGGAAATAAAGGTTACCGATTCCTGGCAGATTTTTAAGATTATGGCCGAGTTTGTAGACGGCTTTGAGAAACTGGCTAAAATTGGCCCATGCGTATCCATATTTGGGTCGGCACGTACCAAGCACGAAAATAAATTTTACAGCCTGGCAGAAAACTGCGCGCGCTTGTTAACCGAGCGCGGCTACGGTGTCATTTCAGGCGGTGGCCCGGGTATTATGGAAGCAGCCAATAAAGGTGCTTACGAGGCCGGTGGTAAATCGGTAGGGTTAAACATCGAGCTGCCCTTTGAGCAGTTTCATAACAAATATATCGACCGGGATAAGATCCTTGAGTTTGACTACTTTTTCATCCGGAAGGTAATGTTCATGAAGTACTCACAGGGTTTCATTATTCTGCCCGGCGGTTTCGGAACGATGGATGAATCTTTCGAGGCGATCACGCTGATACAAACCGGAAAGATTGCCCGTTTCCCCATCGTATTTGTTGGCAAGGATTATTGGGGCGGCCTCTTCAAATGGGTGGAAGAACGCATGCTGGACGAAGAGCACAATATCAGCCCGGATGATCTGAATCTTTACCGCCTGGTGGATACTGCCGAAGAAGCTACGGAGCACATCTTCCGTTTCTACGATAAGTATGTTTTGAAACCCAATTTTTAA
- a CDS encoding aldo/keto reductase, whose protein sequence is MKIKQIELGSQGLVVPMIGLGCMGMTGFEEGHMYGPADEQEAIATIHRSLELGGNFLDTADLYGPLKNEQLIAKAIAGKRDQYILATKFGWEIDDNNKVTWAINGKKAYVKKSLERSLKNLKTDYIDLYYLHRLDKNTPVEETVEAMSELVKEGKVGYIGLSEVSSETVKRAHGVHPVTAVQSEYSLFERTVEERGVLATLKELGIGFVAYSPLGRGFLSGQIKSLDDLPANDFRRAIPRFQGEQFDKNIQLVKAIELMAEDKQVTASQLALAWIMSKGILPIPGTKRRKYLEQNIAATAINLSEAELSQLESIVPLGTDTGAPYDEFSMGLID, encoded by the coding sequence ATGAAAATAAAACAAATTGAATTGGGTAGCCAGGGTTTGGTTGTCCCAATGATTGGGCTGGGTTGTATGGGCATGACCGGTTTTGAAGAAGGGCACATGTATGGCCCGGCAGATGAGCAGGAAGCCATTGCTACTATCCACCGTTCGCTGGAGCTGGGCGGCAACTTCCTGGACACGGCAGACCTGTACGGGCCACTGAAGAACGAGCAATTGATTGCCAAAGCTATTGCAGGCAAGCGTGACCAGTATATATTGGCAACAAAGTTTGGCTGGGAGATTGACGACAACAATAAAGTGACCTGGGCCATCAACGGAAAAAAGGCTTATGTGAAGAAATCTTTGGAGCGGTCGCTTAAAAACCTGAAGACAGACTATATCGATCTCTATTATTTGCATCGCCTGGATAAAAATACACCGGTAGAGGAAACCGTTGAGGCGATGAGCGAATTGGTGAAAGAAGGCAAAGTTGGCTATATCGGCTTATCGGAAGTATCATCAGAAACCGTGAAACGTGCGCATGGGGTACATCCCGTTACGGCGGTACAAAGCGAATATTCTTTATTTGAGCGTACAGTGGAAGAACGCGGCGTATTGGCTACCTTAAAGGAGTTGGGCATCGGTTTTGTAGCTTATTCACCACTCGGAAGGGGATTTTTATCCGGACAGATCAAGAGCCTGGATGATTTGCCGGCGAACGACTTCCGCCGGGCCATACCGCGTTTCCAGGGCGAGCAATTTGACAAGAATATCCAATTGGTAAAAGCAATCGAACTGATGGCTGAAGACAAGCAGGTAACCGCTTCGCAATTGGCGCTGGCCTGGATCATGAGTAAAGGCATCTTGCCCATACCGGGAACTAAACGCCGAAAATACCTGGAGCAGAACATTGCGGCAACTGCCATTAATTTAAGTGAAGCAGAGCTGTCACAGCTGGAAAGCATTGTTCCACTGGGTACGGATACAGGCGCACCCTATGATGAGTTCAGTATGGGCTTAATTGATTAA
- a CDS encoding RecX family transcriptional regulator, which produces MDVPKKIKITDETVGLAKAEHYCAYQERSQQEVRNKLYEWGLYPSGVENIISRLIEANFLNEERFAKAYVRGKFNQKGWGRIKIKQGLKLKNVSPVLIKKALQGIDLTDYMETLTRLIEKKSGTLIEKHPLKRCYKLQQYAFSRGFEPELAAEVLKNSEL; this is translated from the coding sequence ATGGACGTTCCTAAAAAGATCAAAATTACCGATGAAACCGTTGGGCTGGCCAAGGCCGAGCATTATTGCGCCTACCAGGAACGCTCCCAGCAGGAGGTAAGGAACAAACTGTACGAATGGGGTTTGTATCCATCGGGGGTCGAAAATATCATCAGCCGGTTGATAGAAGCCAACTTTTTAAACGAGGAGCGGTTTGCGAAAGCCTACGTCCGCGGTAAATTTAACCAGAAAGGCTGGGGCCGCATCAAGATTAAACAGGGGCTTAAGCTGAAAAATGTTTCGCCGGTGCTGATCAAAAAAGCACTTCAGGGGATCGATCTGACGGATTACATGGAAACACTAACCCGATTAATAGAAAAAAAATCGGGTACGCTTATCGAGAAGCACCCGCTTAAACGCTGCTATAAACTACAACAGTATGCTTTTAGCCGTGGTTTTGAACCGGAGCTGGCTGCGGAGGTTTTGAAAAACAGCGAGTTATAA
- a CDS encoding tetracycline resistance MFS efflux pump: MADTNEKPNKGRGALGFIFVTVLIDTMGLGIIIPILPTLLEQLGHVGVSMASQYSGYLTFTYATMQFVCAPILGNLSDRYGRRPVLLISLLGFGIDYLFMGFAPSIFWLFIGRFIAGIAGASTTTATAYISDVSTGDKRAANFGLIGAATGLGFILGIGLGGFLGGVFIRLPFFVAAGLAFINAIYGFFVLPESLDLKNRRRFQFKRANPIGSLLRLRHYSTAVSTLITAYTIVYIGQRAVENVLPFYVVEKFKWTETSIGALGIFLGLLIVGVQGGLVRWTIPKFGLRKNIMAGIAFYGIGLILISLNNTPWLMYVVMIPYCMGGIGGTAMQGFISEHVSANEQGELQGALTSLVSLTTIIGPLMMASIFHHFTSQESKVYFPGAPFMFGAILMGIAVILTIRSFKKKEPKLLNSDTTIPSH, from the coding sequence ATGGCAGATACGAATGAAAAGCCTAATAAAGGGCGGGGTGCATTAGGGTTTATTTTCGTTACGGTATTGATAGATACGATGGGGTTGGGCATCATTATCCCTATCCTCCCTACACTTTTAGAGCAACTGGGCCACGTTGGCGTAAGTATGGCCAGCCAGTACAGCGGCTACCTTACCTTCACCTACGCTACGATGCAGTTTGTGTGCGCGCCTATCCTGGGTAACCTCAGCGACCGCTATGGCCGCCGTCCGGTACTTTTGATCTCACTCCTCGGCTTCGGTATCGATTACCTTTTTATGGGCTTTGCACCAAGTATATTCTGGTTGTTTATCGGCCGGTTCATAGCAGGGATTGCCGGCGCCAGTACAACCACCGCCACTGCATACATCTCAGATGTAAGCACAGGCGACAAGCGCGCGGCCAATTTTGGGCTGATCGGCGCAGCCACCGGCCTTGGCTTTATATTGGGCATAGGTTTGGGTGGCTTTTTAGGCGGCGTATTTATCAGGCTACCTTTCTTTGTTGCCGCGGGACTGGCATTTATCAATGCCATTTACGGGTTTTTTGTATTGCCGGAGTCGCTGGATCTGAAGAACCGGCGCAGGTTCCAGTTCAAACGAGCCAACCCGATAGGGTCGCTGCTGCGTTTAAGGCATTATTCCACGGCCGTGAGCACACTTATTACAGCTTATACCATCGTTTATATCGGTCAGCGGGCGGTGGAGAACGTGCTGCCGTTTTATGTGGTAGAGAAGTTTAAATGGACCGAAACCAGCATCGGCGCTTTGGGCATCTTCCTGGGTTTGCTGATTGTTGGCGTGCAGGGGGGACTGGTACGGTGGACCATCCCCAAATTCGGATTAAGAAAAAACATCATGGCCGGTATTGCTTTTTACGGTATCGGGCTCATATTGATATCACTCAATAACACCCCCTGGTTAATGTATGTGGTCATGATCCCCTATTGCATGGGTGGCATTGGCGGCACGGCCATGCAGGGCTTTATTTCCGAGCACGTTTCAGCCAATGAACAAGGTGAGCTGCAGGGCGCTTTAACCAGCCTGGTGAGTTTAACCACTATTATTGGCCCCTTGATGATGGCCTCTATATTTCATCATTTCACTTCGCAGGAAAGTAAAGTGTATTTCCCGGGCGCGCCATTTATGTTTGGTGCCATATTGATGGGGATCGCTGTGATCCTGACGATCCGGAGCTTCAAGAAAAAAGAACCGAAATTGCTAAACAGCGATACCACTATTCCAAGCCACTAA
- a CDS encoding AraC family transcriptional regulator — translation MNAINSIAEFHRLLSLPQPRHPLVSVINLAESIFLEDDIWKGFVNRFYCVALKRDAKGKIKYGQQHYDYDKGVLSFTAPNQVQYLDLQNMECGSGYLLIFHPDFLLQHPLAKSIGSYGFFSYAVNEALHLSAEEEDNLITILHKIDKECVHIDKHTQEIIITQIELLLNYSNRFYERQFITRKNNNSELLVKFEQLMDDHFYGAVQELLTVQYIADKMNLSPNYLSDLLRIHTGQSTQQHIHEKLIGKAKERLSTTSLSVSEIAYALGFEHAQSFSTLFKKKTSLSPQEFRAAFN, via the coding sequence ATGAACGCCATTAATTCGATTGCTGAATTTCACCGTTTGCTGTCGTTACCCCAGCCGCGACACCCCCTGGTTAGTGTAATAAACCTGGCCGAGAGCATCTTTTTAGAAGATGATATATGGAAGGGCTTTGTTAACCGCTTTTATTGTGTGGCTTTAAAACGCGATGCAAAGGGCAAGATCAAATACGGGCAGCAGCATTACGATTATGATAAAGGGGTTTTGAGTTTTACGGCACCTAACCAGGTGCAGTATCTCGATCTGCAGAATATGGAATGCGGCTCCGGCTACCTGCTGATCTTTCATCCCGATTTTTTGCTGCAGCACCCGTTGGCAAAAAGTATCGGCAGCTACGGGTTCTTTTCTTATGCGGTAAATGAAGCCTTGCATTTGTCGGCGGAAGAGGAGGATAACCTGATCACCATTTTGCACAAAATTGATAAGGAGTGTGTGCACATTGATAAGCATACCCAGGAGATCATAATAACGCAGATCGAACTGCTGCTAAATTATTCCAACCGTTTTTATGAGCGGCAATTTATCACGCGGAAGAATAATAATTCTGAGTTGCTGGTAAAGTTTGAGCAGCTGATGGATGATCATTTCTATGGCGCCGTTCAGGAACTGCTCACTGTACAATATATCGCAGATAAGATGAACTTATCGCCAAATTATTTGAGTGATCTGCTGCGGATCCACACCGGGCAGAGCACACAGCAACACATTCATGAAAAGCTGATCGGGAAAGCCAAGGAGCGATTATCTACCACCAGTCTATCAGTCAGCGAGATCGCCTATGCCCTGGGTTTTGAGCATGCCCAATCTTTCAGCACCCTATTTAAAAAGAAGACCAGTCTATCGCCGCAGGAGTTTCGGGCGGCGTTTAATTAA